The following are encoded together in the Aciduricibacillus chroicocephali genome:
- a CDS encoding M20 metallopeptidase family protein produces MVQSALYEEIDNLYAETVERRRFLHQHPEVSFHETKTARYISDFYEDLGIPYRNNVGGNGVLATLKGGKPGKTIALRADFDALPIQDEKEVPYKSTVPGVMHACGHDGHTAALLSIAKAAKKFQEDIPGTIVFIHQHAEELVPGGAKPMIDAGTLEDVDAVFGTHLWATEPLGKIQTTPGPFMAGADRFTITVRGKGGHGGYPHETKDALVIGAQVVMELQQIISRKLNPLYTAVITVGQFNAGQAFNIIAETAKITGTVRYLRKSAQEMIITNIKRFLDGAAKMHDVEIDLDYGKGYPPLTNHVEEAHLALDACKHVPGVTNVEVCEPSMAGEDFAYYMKEKPGTYFFTGAAPETIYPHHHPKFDIDERALLIAAKSLIACFFAYQEKHEN; encoded by the coding sequence ATGGTTCAATCAGCACTTTATGAGGAAATTGATAATCTGTATGCAGAGACAGTGGAGCGTCGCAGATTTTTGCACCAGCATCCGGAAGTTTCTTTTCACGAAACAAAAACAGCCCGGTACATATCTGATTTTTATGAAGATCTCGGCATCCCTTATAGGAATAACGTCGGTGGCAATGGCGTCTTGGCAACTCTTAAAGGTGGCAAGCCAGGTAAAACAATTGCCTTACGAGCCGATTTTGATGCCTTGCCGATTCAAGATGAAAAAGAAGTTCCTTATAAATCGACTGTCCCAGGCGTTATGCATGCTTGCGGACATGACGGTCACACAGCAGCACTTCTCTCAATCGCCAAAGCAGCAAAAAAGTTCCAAGAAGACATCCCTGGAACAATCGTATTTATCCACCAGCATGCTGAAGAGTTAGTGCCTGGGGGAGCGAAGCCAATGATTGATGCAGGCACCCTGGAGGATGTTGATGCTGTGTTTGGTACGCATCTGTGGGCTACAGAACCTCTTGGGAAGATCCAGACGACACCAGGTCCATTCATGGCTGGAGCTGACCGATTCACAATCACAGTACGAGGCAAAGGCGGTCACGGAGGCTATCCCCACGAAACAAAAGACGCTCTCGTCATCGGTGCGCAGGTGGTGATGGAACTTCAGCAGATTATCAGCCGAAAGCTGAATCCTCTATATACAGCCGTCATCACAGTCGGACAATTCAATGCAGGCCAAGCATTTAACATTATTGCAGAAACAGCTAAGATTACAGGTACTGTTCGGTATTTAAGAAAATCCGCACAAGAAATGATTATAACGAATATCAAGCGATTTCTTGACGGAGCTGCAAAGATGCATGATGTTGAGATTGATTTAGACTATGGTAAAGGCTATCCGCCACTTACAAATCATGTAGAAGAAGCCCATCTTGCTCTTGATGCATGTAAACATGTTCCTGGTGTTACAAATGTAGAAGTTTGCGAACCTAGTATGGCAGGTGAAGACTTTGCTTATTACATGAAAGAAAAGCCTGGCACCTACTTCTTCACTGGCGCAGCACCTGAAACGATTTACCCCCACCATCATCCAAAATTCGATATCGATGAGCGTGCCCTCCTAATAGCCGCAAAGTCACTCATTGCATGTTTCTTTGCCTATCAGGAAAAGCACGAAAATTAA
- a CDS encoding ABC transporter permease, translating to MFEFNARELFAKRFSRHMRELSRYLRYIFNGHIAFAMLFFVSALAYYYKTWLDKLPADFPAAAVIGFVFAVVLVFSPVRTLLKEADLVFLLASEQKMKPYFNRALLYSFVSQLYLSIVAAAALGPLYFASRPDATGRTYLLIIIVLVIFKIWNLFAAWQLRQIRSQSYRRSETVIRAMLDFMVFWMLAKGEILFAGLATLLFGILIVSDIFFARKEAGLNWEYLVAKEQAGMQAFYRFANLFADVPHLKDRVKRRNWLVSLIGRIPFQKENSFDYLYRRTIARSGDYFGMYVRLIVLGGLAIWFIPNFIMKLMFALLFLYMAIFQLVPLYKHHRTILWLDIYPLSEELRRKSVLQLLFRMAILQVVLFAAVFAVQTLWFGSVIVLVGGALFSYLFLFYYAAEKMK from the coding sequence ATGTTTGAATTTAACGCTCGGGAACTATTTGCAAAACGTTTTAGCCGTCATATGCGCGAGCTGAGCCGTTATTTGCGTTACATATTCAATGGTCATATTGCTTTTGCAATGCTGTTCTTCGTATCGGCACTTGCTTATTATTACAAGACATGGCTGGACAAGTTGCCAGCTGATTTTCCGGCGGCTGCCGTCATCGGTTTTGTTTTCGCTGTGGTTTTGGTCTTCAGCCCGGTAAGAACATTGCTGAAGGAGGCCGATCTCGTTTTCCTGCTTGCATCTGAGCAGAAGATGAAACCATACTTCAACAGAGCGCTGCTGTACAGTTTTGTTTCTCAGTTGTATTTGTCAATTGTTGCAGCAGCAGCTTTAGGGCCGCTTTATTTTGCAAGCAGGCCGGATGCGACTGGCAGGACTTATCTGCTAATCATCATAGTGCTCGTTATTTTCAAAATTTGGAATCTATTCGCGGCATGGCAGCTTAGACAAATTCGTTCACAATCATATAGAAGAAGTGAAACAGTCATACGGGCTATGCTTGATTTCATGGTATTCTGGATGCTTGCAAAGGGAGAAATCCTTTTTGCTGGACTAGCGACTCTATTGTTTGGAATTCTTATTGTCAGTGATATCTTTTTTGCTCGCAAAGAAGCAGGATTAAATTGGGAATATCTAGTGGCGAAAGAGCAGGCCGGCATGCAGGCATTTTATCGTTTTGCGAATCTGTTTGCGGATGTGCCGCATTTGAAAGACCGAGTGAAGCGACGTAATTGGCTCGTCTCTCTTATTGGAAGAATTCCTTTCCAGAAGGAGAATAGCTTCGATTATCTATACCGGAGGACAATTGCGAGGAGCGGTGATTATTTTGGAATGTACGTGAGGCTTATTGTACTCGGTGGACTGGCAATCTGGTTCATTCCGAATTTCATCATGAAGCTCATGTTTGCATTGTTGTTCCTTTACATGGCAATTTTCCAATTAGTGCCGTTGTACAAGCACCATAGGACAATTCTTTGGCTGGATATTTATCCGCTTTCCGAAGAGTTGAGGAGAAAATCTGTCCTGCAGCTTCTCTTCCGGATGGCAATCTTGCAAGTCGTCCTTTTTGCGGCTGTCTTTGCTGTACAAACTTTGTGGTTTGGTAGCGTTATTGTTCTTGTTGGAGGAGCTTTATTCAGTTATCTGTTCCTGTTTTATTACGCTGCAGAGAAGATGAAATAG
- a CDS encoding HIT family protein, translating into MSHDDCIFCKITKGEIPSAKVYEDEKVYAFLDLSQVTKGHTLVIPKEHAKNIYEISSESAGELFSRVPKIANAIKETYGAIGMNVLNNNEAPADQSVFHIHLHLIPRYGKGDGYSSNWTTHGDNYSQEDLQKIAGEISSSIK; encoded by the coding sequence ATGAGCCATGATGACTGCATTTTTTGCAAAATTACAAAAGGGGAAATCCCTTCCGCGAAGGTATATGAAGACGAAAAAGTATACGCCTTCCTTGACTTGAGCCAAGTGACAAAGGGCCATACACTTGTCATCCCAAAGGAACACGCTAAAAATATTTACGAAATTTCTTCCGAATCCGCTGGTGAATTGTTCAGTCGTGTACCGAAAATTGCCAATGCCATTAAAGAGACATACGGCGCAATCGGCATGAATGTGCTCAACAATAATGAAGCACCTGCCGATCAATCTGTCTTCCATATTCACCTTCACCTCATCCCACGTTATGGCAAGGGAGACGGATATTCTTCGAACTGGACGACACATGGCGATAATTATAGCCAGGAAGATTTGCAGAAAATCGCTGGAGAAATTTCTTCATCAATCAAGTAA
- a CDS encoding tryptophan transporter: protein MKLNIRVLVMLALLIGIGTVLHAVMPPIFGVKPDMLLAMMFLGIIMFPRPQYVLLIALLAGAMSALTTQVPGGQIANMIDKPITAFAFLGLYLIIRKMVRGPIAAPVLTAVGTMISGSIFVSVVVFILASIPVGFTALFVGVVLPATLVNTVVMIVLYPVVQSIMKRSRLSTAA, encoded by the coding sequence ATGAAATTGAATATTCGAGTTTTGGTAATGCTAGCCTTGCTAATTGGGATTGGAACAGTGCTTCATGCGGTTATGCCGCCTATCTTTGGTGTAAAACCCGACATGCTTCTTGCAATGATGTTTTTGGGGATTATCATGTTCCCGCGTCCGCAGTATGTGCTTCTCATAGCACTGCTTGCAGGTGCCATGTCAGCATTGACAACACAGGTTCCAGGCGGACAGATTGCCAATATGATAGATAAACCGATTACAGCATTTGCGTTTCTCGGCCTTTACCTCATCATTAGAAAAATGGTTCGCGGACCAATTGCCGCTCCTGTTCTTACAGCAGTCGGCACAATGATCAGTGGATCTATTTTTGTATCTGTCGTCGTATTCATTCTTGCTTCCATTCCGGTTGGATTCACCGCATTGTTTGTCGGTGTGGTCCTCCCTGCGACACTTGTGAATACGGTTGTAATGATTGTCCTGTACCCTGTTGTCCAGTCAATCATGAAGCGTTCCCGTCTATCAACAGCAGCTTGA
- a CDS encoding ABC transporter ATP-binding protein: MEAELLAALLEVADLAGGYTHKNVLHGISFTVEPGEIIGMIGLNGAGKSTTIKHIIGLMQPKTGLIRINGKSFSEDPEGYRQELSYIPEMPILYEELTLYEHLRLTAQSYGLSEEQFEQRMTPLLKTFRMEGRLKWFPVHFSKGMRQKVMIMCAFLVEPALYIVDEPFVGLDPLGIQAYLELMESMKEKGAGVLMSTHILATAERYCDRFVIIHEGRIKAHGTLAELQKQFQMPGAALDDLYVQLTKDAGHV; encoded by the coding sequence ATGGAGGCGGAATTATTGGCAGCATTGCTTGAAGTTGCAGACCTTGCTGGAGGATATACGCATAAAAATGTCCTGCATGGTATTTCATTTACTGTAGAGCCTGGTGAGATTATCGGGATGATTGGATTAAACGGTGCGGGAAAGAGTACAACAATTAAACATATTATCGGTCTGATGCAGCCGAAGACGGGCCTGATACGTATTAACGGCAAATCTTTTTCGGAAGATCCGGAAGGCTATCGTCAAGAGCTTTCCTATATTCCGGAGATGCCAATACTGTATGAAGAATTGACACTTTATGAACACTTGCGTCTAACAGCTCAAAGTTACGGACTATCTGAAGAACAGTTTGAACAACGGATGACACCACTTTTAAAGACTTTTCGAATGGAAGGCAGGTTGAAATGGTTCCCGGTTCATTTTTCCAAAGGAATGCGTCAAAAAGTGATGATCATGTGCGCCTTTCTCGTTGAGCCGGCGCTATACATTGTTGATGAACCTTTTGTCGGCCTTGATCCGCTTGGAATCCAAGCTTATCTCGAGTTGATGGAATCGATGAAAGAAAAGGGGGCAGGAGTGCTCATGTCTACCCACATTCTTGCAACGGCAGAGCGATACTGTGACCGATTCGTCATCATTCATGAAGGGAGAATCAAAGCGCATGGCACTTTGGCTGAATTGCAGAAGCAGTTTCAAATGCCGGGCGCTGCACTTGATGATCTTTATGTCCAGCTGACAAAGGATGCGGGCCATGTTTGA